The following are from one region of the Stanieria cyanosphaera PCC 7437 genome:
- a CDS encoding S66 peptidase family protein, giving the protein MAKSNSYPCQLPPALKPGDRVTVIAPSGALKEFEALEQGLAIWRSRGYQVQLGSNWNFRHGYLAGDDRQRREALAQAWSDRDCQAILCVRGGYGGARLLEDWNWNSYLSEQTKTKSAWCNSKWLVGFSDVTSLLWSLAKIGIAGAHAPVLTTLASEPEWSINRLFDCLEGRKLEPLQGKGWGGSQTTGILLPANLTVATHLLKTPIQPSFESIILALEDVTEAPYRIDRMLTQWRLMRAFTGIKGIALGRFSRCDAPVGFNSWSVEEVIRDRLSDLNIPIVSDLPFGHDGVNAALPVGQMVQLDAEKGILSWY; this is encoded by the coding sequence ATGGCAAAATCGAACTCTTATCCTTGTCAACTTCCACCAGCTTTAAAACCAGGAGATCGGGTTACAGTAATTGCTCCTAGTGGTGCTTTAAAAGAGTTTGAAGCCTTAGAACAAGGATTAGCCATCTGGCGATCGCGTGGTTATCAAGTTCAATTAGGTAGTAACTGGAATTTTCGTCACGGTTATTTAGCAGGAGATGATCGTCAACGCCGAGAAGCCTTAGCTCAAGCCTGGAGCGATCGCGACTGTCAAGCGATTCTTTGTGTTAGAGGCGGTTATGGTGGTGCTAGATTGTTGGAAGATTGGAATTGGAATTCATATTTATCAGAACAAACCAAGACAAAATCAGCCTGGTGTAATAGCAAGTGGTTGGTTGGCTTTTCTGACGTTACCAGCTTACTGTGGAGTTTAGCCAAGATTGGAATTGCAGGAGCTCACGCTCCAGTTTTAACTACTTTAGCCAGTGAGCCTGAATGGTCAATTAATAGGCTATTCGACTGTCTTGAAGGTCGTAAATTAGAACCATTACAAGGTAAAGGTTGGGGAGGTAGTCAAACTACAGGAATTCTTTTACCAGCTAATCTCACTGTCGCCACCCATTTACTCAAAACTCCGATTCAACCATCGTTTGAAAGCATAATTTTGGCTTTAGAAGATGTAACAGAAGCTCCTTATCGTATTGATAGAATGTTAACTCAATGGAGATTAATGAGGGCATTCACAGGAATCAAAGGAATTGCTTTAGGACGTTTTAGTCGTTGTGATGCACCTGTAGGTTTTAATAGTTGGAGTGTTGAAGAAGTAATACGCGATCGCTTGTCCGACTTAAACATTCCGATTGTTTCTGATTTGCCTTTTGGACATGACGGAGTTAATGCTGCTTTACCGGTAGGACAGATGGTTCAACTTGATGCAGAAAAAGGCATTTTAAGTTGGTATTGA
- the egtD gene encoding L-histidine N(alpha)-methyltransferase, translating to MIAPSHSQSKVKLYDLHPSLADFRTEIIKGLQQPQKAISAKFLYDKKGSELFDQICDLDEYYLTRTEMGILKDNAHEIASLIGDGVLVEFGSGSSQKVRIILDAMKQLPIYVALDISVQHLYESCHNLVEAYPDLNAIAICTDYTQPLHLPKIPLIENKYKVGFFPGSSIGNLEPVEVVEFLKNVGKILQPNGSLIIGVDLKKERSILEPAYDDSQGVSAAFALNLLTRINRELKANFNLDNFIYRATYNELGRIEMYIVSLKNQVIKIDDVEIEFKQGELLRTEHSYKYTCTEFQSLAAQAGFQAKCVWTDSQQLFSLHYLTFQ from the coding sequence ATGATTGCACCCTCACACTCTCAATCAAAAGTCAAACTTTACGATTTGCATCCGTCTCTAGCTGACTTTCGCACCGAGATCATTAAGGGATTGCAACAACCTCAAAAAGCTATCTCTGCTAAATTTTTATACGATAAAAAGGGTTCGGAATTATTCGATCAAATCTGTGATTTAGATGAATATTATCTTACCCGCACCGAAATGGGGATTCTTAAAGATAATGCTCACGAAATTGCTTCTTTAATTGGAGATGGTGTTTTAGTTGAATTTGGTAGTGGTAGTTCGCAAAAAGTGAGAATCATTCTGGATGCGATGAAACAATTACCCATTTATGTAGCACTAGATATTTCTGTACAACATTTATATGAATCTTGTCATAATTTGGTAGAGGCTTATCCAGATTTAAATGCGATCGCTATTTGTACTGATTATACTCAACCGTTGCATCTACCAAAGATTCCTTTAATTGAAAATAAATATAAAGTAGGTTTTTTCCCTGGTTCTTCGATTGGTAATTTAGAGCCTGTTGAGGTAGTAGAATTTCTGAAAAATGTAGGCAAAATTTTACAACCAAACGGCAGTCTGATAATTGGAGTGGATCTCAAAAAAGAGCGCTCAATTCTTGAACCAGCTTATGATGATTCTCAAGGGGTTTCTGCTGCTTTTGCTTTAAATTTGTTGACTCGGATTAATCGAGAATTAAAAGCTAATTTTAATTTAGATAATTTTATTTATCGAGCTACTTATAATGAGCTTGGTCGCATTGAAATGTATATAGTTAGTTTGAAAAATCAAGTGATTAAAATTGATGATGTAGAAATTGAGTTTAAGCAAGGAGAATTATTGAGAACTGAACATTCTTATAAATATACTTGTACAGAATTTCAATCCTTAGCTGCTCAAGCAGGTTTTCAAGCCAAATGTGTTTGGACTGATTCACAACAGTTATTTAGTCTTCATTACCTGACATTTCAATAA
- a CDS encoding S-layer family protein — MADTKGKGNAGNISINVEGTLSLDQGSLILTEVAENAQGNGGAININANSVIVKNGAGINSLTKGEGNAGNINITADDYVLLENEGKILGQVTENAQGNGGFLEVNTDSLIVTNESELSVDNQGQGQAGNILISANSLELNTQGKITANNISREGGNIDLEAGNLLLRDNSLISAQATGEANGGNVTIDSDFIVAFPNQNNDIIANAQQGIGGNITIKVQSVFGIEERPLNPMTNDINASSARGAQFDGVVEIITPDVDLFQETAETPENVVDSNQVVAGVCNTSELARNINSGKANTFTVNGKGGIPPEPTEPFSAENIFIDGQSIPAVVEEERALQEQYPPILTSQGAIYPARGIVKNPDGTVTLTAYPTDNIQRVSHNSFNCGV; from the coding sequence TTGGCAGATACCAAAGGAAAAGGAAATGCAGGGAATATCAGTATCAATGTTGAAGGAACTTTGTCTTTAGACCAAGGTAGTTTAATTTTGACCGAAGTGGCAGAAAATGCTCAAGGTAACGGTGGTGCTATTAATATTAATGCTAATTCTGTCATTGTTAAAAATGGTGCAGGCATTAATTCTCTAACTAAAGGTGAAGGCAATGCAGGAAATATCAATATTACTGCTGATGACTACGTTTTGCTAGAAAATGAAGGCAAAATTTTAGGTCAAGTAACAGAAAATGCTCAAGGTAACGGGGGTTTTCTTGAAGTGAACACAGATTCTCTAATTGTTACCAATGAGTCAGAATTATCAGTAGATAATCAAGGACAAGGACAAGCTGGAAATATTTTAATTAGTGCAAATTCACTCGAACTCAATACTCAAGGAAAAATTACAGCTAATAATATATCGAGAGAAGGTGGAAATATTGATCTTGAGGCTGGGAATTTACTGTTACGAGACAATAGTTTAATTTCAGCACAAGCGACAGGAGAAGCAAATGGTGGTAACGTTACGATTGACTCTGATTTTATTGTTGCTTTTCCCAATCAAAATAATGATATTATCGCCAATGCTCAACAAGGAATTGGTGGTAATATCACAATTAAAGTTCAATCAGTATTTGGAATTGAAGAACGTCCTTTAAATCCTATGACTAACGATATTAATGCCAGTTCGGCACGAGGCGCACAATTTGATGGGGTAGTTGAAATTATTACTCCTGATGTAGATCTATTCCAAGAAACTGCCGAGACTCCAGAGAACGTTGTCGATTCCAATCAAGTAGTTGCTGGAGTATGTAATACTTCTGAACTCGCCAGAAACATTAATTCTGGTAAAGCTAACACTTTTACTGTCAACGGTAAAGGTGGTATACCTCCCGAACCTACTGAACCTTTTTCAGCAGAGAATATTTTCATTGATGGTCAATCTATACCAGCAGTTGTTGAGGAAGAAAGAGCTTTACAAGAACAATATCCACCAATACTTACATCACAAGGTGCAATTTATCCAGCGCGGGGAATCGTGAAAAATCCTGATGGAACAGTTACCTTAACTGCTTATCCTACTGATAATATTCAGCGTGTTTCTCATAATTCTTTTAATTGTGGTGTTTGA
- the psaA gene encoding photosystem I core protein PsaA, producing the protein MTISPQREEAKVKVTVDNDPVPTSFEKWGKPGHFDRTLARGPKTTTWIWNLHADAHDFDSHTSDLEDISRKIFSAHFGHLAVIFVWLSGMYFHGARFSNYEAWLANPIAIKPSAQVVWPVVGQGILNGDVGGGFHGIQITSGLFYLWRASGFTNGYQLYCTAIGGLVMAALMIFAGWFHYHKRAPKLEWFQNAESMMNHHLAGLLGCGSLGWAGHQIHVSLPINKLLDAGVAPGDIPLPHEFILDSSKMAELYPSFAQGLKPFFTLNWGVYSDFLTFKGGLNPVTGGLWLSDSAHHHLAIAVLFIIAGHQYRTNWGIGHSMKEILENHRGPFTGKGHQGLYEILTTSWHAQLAINLALLGSLSIIVAHHMYAMPPYPYQAIDYATQLSLFTHHVWIGGFLIVGAGAHGAIFMVRDYDPAKNVDNLLDRVLRHRDAIISHLNWVCIFLGFHSFGLYVHNDTMRAFGRPQDMFSDTGIQLQPIFAQWVQNIHTLAPGGTAPTALEPASYAFGGDVIAVGGKVAMMPIALGTADFMVHHIHAFTIHVTVLILLKGVLFARSSRLIPDKMKLGFRFPCDGPGRGGTCQVSAWDHVFLGLFWMYNSLSVVLFHFSWKMQSDVWGTVANDGTVSHVTNGNFAQSAITINGWLRDFLWAQASQVINSYGSALSAYGIMFLAGHFVFAFSLMFLFSGRGYWQELIESIVWAHNKLKVAPSIQPRALSITQGRAVGVAHYLLGGIVTTWAFFLARTISLG; encoded by the coding sequence ATGACAATCAGTCCTCAAAGAGAAGAGGCGAAAGTCAAAGTAACGGTTGATAACGATCCAGTACCTACTTCATTCGAGAAGTGGGGCAAACCTGGTCATTTTGATCGCACTCTGGCGAGAGGTCCCAAAACTACAACTTGGATTTGGAATCTCCACGCCGATGCACATGATTTTGACAGCCATACTAGCGATTTAGAAGATATTTCTCGGAAAATCTTCAGCGCACATTTTGGTCACTTAGCAGTTATCTTCGTTTGGTTAAGCGGTATGTACTTCCATGGTGCACGCTTCTCCAACTATGAAGCCTGGTTAGCCAATCCAATCGCTATCAAACCCAGCGCGCAAGTTGTTTGGCCAGTTGTTGGTCAAGGAATTTTAAATGGCGATGTCGGTGGTGGCTTCCACGGTATCCAGATCACTTCTGGATTGTTCTATCTCTGGCGCGCCTCTGGATTTACTAATGGCTATCAGTTATACTGCACTGCCATTGGGGGTCTAGTTATGGCAGCCCTGATGATCTTCGCTGGTTGGTTCCACTATCATAAAAGAGCTCCTAAGCTTGAGTGGTTCCAAAATGCTGAATCAATGATGAATCACCATTTAGCTGGACTATTAGGTTGTGGTTCTCTTGGTTGGGCTGGTCATCAAATCCATGTATCCTTACCAATTAACAAGCTCCTAGATGCAGGTGTTGCTCCTGGCGACATCCCCTTGCCCCACGAGTTCATTCTCGATAGCAGCAAGATGGCAGAGCTATATCCCAGTTTTGCACAAGGGCTAAAACCCTTCTTTACCTTAAACTGGGGAGTATATTCTGACTTCTTGACCTTTAAAGGAGGATTGAACCCAGTAACTGGTGGTTTGTGGCTCTCCGATTCAGCGCATCACCATTTAGCGATCGCTGTGTTGTTTATCATTGCTGGTCATCAGTACCGTACCAATTGGGGTATTGGTCACAGCATGAAAGAAATTCTGGAGAATCATCGCGGACCTTTCACTGGTAAAGGACACCAAGGACTGTATGAAATTTTGACCACTTCTTGGCATGCTCAACTAGCAATTAACCTAGCTTTATTAGGTTCTTTGAGCATTATTGTGGCACATCATATGTACGCCATGCCTCCCTATCCTTATCAAGCGATCGATTATGCTACCCAGCTATCGTTGTTTACTCATCATGTCTGGATTGGCGGTTTCTTGATTGTTGGAGCAGGCGCACACGGGGCTATCTTTATGGTTCGGGATTACGATCCAGCCAAGAATGTTGATAACCTTTTAGATAGAGTTCTTCGTCATAGAGATGCAATTATCTCTCATCTAAACTGGGTCTGTATCTTCCTAGGCTTCCATAGCTTTGGACTTTATGTCCACAATGACACTATGCGTGCTTTTGGTCGCCCTCAAGATATGTTCTCTGATACAGGGATTCAGCTACAGCCAATCTTTGCTCAGTGGGTACAAAATATTCATACTTTAGCTCCAGGCGGAACTGCACCTACAGCTTTAGAACCAGCGAGTTATGCTTTTGGCGGTGATGTAATTGCAGTTGGTGGTAAAGTAGCGATGATGCCTATTGCTCTGGGTACAGCAGACTTTATGGTTCATCATATTCATGCTTTTACCATTCACGTAACTGTATTAATTCTGCTTAAAGGTGTTCTTTTTGCTCGCAGTTCCCGCTTGATTCCCGATAAGATGAAATTAGGTTTTCGCTTCCCTTGTGACGGGCCTGGACGGGGTGGTACTTGTCAAGTATCTGCTTGGGATCACGTTTTCCTAGGCTTATTCTGGATGTACAATTCCTTGTCGGTCGTACTTTTCCACTTCAGTTGGAAGATGCAATCGGATGTCTGGGGTACAGTAGCAAATGATGGCACAGTTTCCCATGTTACCAATGGCAACTTTGCTCAAAGTGCAATTACCATTAATGGTTGGTTGCGCGACTTCCTTTGGGCTCAAGCCTCTCAGGTAATTAACTCTTACGGCTCAGCTTTGTCAGCCTATGGCATTATGTTCCTAGCGGGTCATTTCGTTTTTGCTTTTAGCTTAATGTTCCTCTTTAGTGGACGTGGTTATTGGCAAGAATTGATTGAATCAATTGTTTGGGCGCATAATAAACTTAAAGTAGCTCCATCAATTCAGCCTCGTGCTTTGAGTATTACTCAAGGTCGCGCAGTTGGAGTAGCTCACTATCTCCTAGGGGGAATTGTTACTACCTGGGCGTTCTTCCTGGCGAGAACTATTTCACTAGGATAA
- the egtB gene encoding ergothioneine biosynthesis protein EgtB, with amino-acid sequence MLKTISLAQDQINLSLIDFYQQVRQRSEKICQPLAIEDYVIQTMADVSPPKWHLAHTTWFFETFLLIPYLNRYQVFHPQFGYLFNSYYEAVGKRHPRPQRGLLSRPTVEKVYQYRAYVDQAMAELINQLEKDQQISSLIILGLHHEQQHQELLLTDIKHILATNPLRPVYQTQNSTSSAELINFEEKWLDYPGGIYSIGYQGEGFSFDNESPRHQTLLQDYYFATRLVTNEEYLEFIEADGYSNPEYWLSEGWSTVQAERWQAPLYWEKIDGAWWIMTLGGMQPLQKDEPVCHVSFYEADAYARFCGKRLPTEAEWEIATAQVPIRGNFLETEKLHPTAALGMTRPDQMFGDVWEWTQSAYLPYPGYQPEAGAIGEYNGKFMCNQMVLRGGSCVTPISHIRPTYRNFFPPSARWQFTGIRLVK; translated from the coding sequence ATGCTCAAGACAATTTCTCTTGCTCAAGACCAGATTAATCTTTCTTTAATAGATTTTTATCAACAAGTTCGTCAACGCAGTGAAAAAATCTGTCAACCTTTAGCGATAGAAGATTATGTAATTCAAACTATGGCTGATGTCAGTCCACCTAAATGGCATTTGGCTCATACAACTTGGTTTTTTGAAACTTTTTTACTTATTCCTTATTTAAATAGATATCAAGTATTTCATCCTCAGTTCGGTTATTTATTTAATTCTTATTATGAAGCAGTAGGTAAACGTCATCCTCGTCCTCAGAGGGGTTTACTCTCACGTCCTACCGTAGAAAAGGTCTATCAATATCGAGCTTATGTTGACCAGGCAATGGCAGAGTTAATTAATCAACTAGAAAAAGATCAGCAAATTAGCTCTTTAATTATTTTAGGTCTTCATCACGAACAACAACATCAGGAATTACTACTAACAGATATTAAACATATTTTGGCGACTAATCCTTTACGCCCTGTTTATCAAACCCAAAATTCCACTTCTTCAGCAGAATTGATTAATTTTGAAGAAAAATGGCTTGATTATCCTGGGGGAATCTATAGTATTGGTTATCAAGGAGAAGGATTCAGTTTTGATAATGAAAGTCCTCGCCACCAAACTTTGTTACAAGACTATTATTTTGCTACTCGCCTAGTTACTAATGAAGAATATTTAGAATTTATTGAAGCTGACGGATATAGTAACCCTGAATATTGGTTGTCAGAAGGTTGGTCTACTGTTCAAGCTGAAAGATGGCAAGCACCTTTATATTGGGAAAAAATTGACGGTGCATGGTGGATCATGACTCTTGGAGGAATGCAACCTCTTCAAAAAGATGAACCAGTTTGTCATGTTAGTTTTTATGAAGCAGATGCCTATGCTCGTTTTTGCGGTAAACGCTTACCAACAGAAGCAGAATGGGAAATAGCAACAGCGCAAGTGCCAATTAGAGGCAATTTTTTAGAAACAGAAAAATTACATCCTACTGCTGCTTTAGGAATGACTCGACCAGATCAAATGTTTGGTGATGTTTGGGAATGGACGCAAAGTGCCTATCTTCCTTATCCAGGATATCAACCAGAAGCAGGTGCGATCGGCGAATACAACGGTAAATTTATGTGTAATCAAATGGTTTTACGAGGCGGTTCTTGTGTTACTCCGATTAGTCATATCCGTCCTACATATCGAAACTTTTTTCCTCCTTCTGCACGCTGGCAGTTTACAGGAATTCGCTTGGTCAAATAA
- the dnaK gene encoding molecular chaperone DnaK: MAKVVGIDLGTTNSCVAVMEGGKPTVIANAEGFRTTPSVVAYAKNGDRLVGQIAKRQAVMNPTNTFYSVKRFIGRRSDEVTNETKEVAYKVLRDSNGNVKLDCPSQGKQFAPEEISAQVLRKLIEDASKYLGETVTQAVITVPAYFNDSQRQATKDAGKIAGVEVLRIINEPTAASLAYGLDKKSNETILVFDLGGGTFDVSILEVGDGVFEVLATSGDTHLGGDDFDKKIVDYLAEEFQRNEGIDLRKDSQALQRLTEAAEKAKIELSSATQTDINLPFITATQEGPKHLDMSLTRVKFEEICSDLIDRCRVPVEQALKDAKLNKEAIDEVVMVGGSTRIPAIVDVVKRILAKDPNQTVNPDEVVAVGAAIQAGVLAGEVKDILLLDVTPLSLGVETLGGVMTKIIPRNTTIPTKKSETFSTAVDGQTNVEIHVLQGEREFAKDNKSLGTFRLDGIPPAPRGVPQIEVTFDIDANGILNVTAKDKGTGKEQSISITGASTLPDDEVDRMVREAESNAAADQERREKIDRKNQADSLVYQAEKQLTELGDKVPAADKTKAEGLIKDLREAVNSENDEKIKTLMPELQQTLYSIGSNIYQQAGGATASEGTPGDAGASSSSSGEGGDDVIDAEFSETK; encoded by the coding sequence ATGGCAAAGGTTGTTGGTATAGATTTAGGAACTACTAACTCTTGTGTGGCGGTAATGGAAGGCGGAAAACCAACCGTTATCGCTAACGCAGAAGGTTTTAGAACCACCCCTTCAGTTGTAGCTTATGCCAAAAATGGCGATCGCTTGGTAGGGCAGATTGCGAAACGTCAAGCTGTGATGAACCCAACTAATACTTTTTATTCGGTTAAAAGGTTCATTGGACGTAGATCCGATGAAGTTACCAACGAAACAAAAGAAGTAGCTTATAAAGTTTTACGCGACAGTAATGGTAACGTTAAACTAGATTGTCCTTCTCAAGGTAAACAGTTTGCACCAGAAGAAATTTCGGCTCAAGTTTTACGCAAGTTAATTGAAGATGCTAGTAAGTACTTAGGAGAAACAGTTACTCAAGCAGTAATTACCGTTCCTGCTTATTTCAATGACTCCCAAAGACAAGCAACCAAAGACGCAGGTAAAATTGCTGGGGTAGAAGTACTACGGATTATTAACGAACCAACCGCAGCTTCTCTAGCTTATGGTTTGGATAAGAAGAGTAATGAAACCATTTTAGTCTTTGACTTGGGTGGTGGTACGTTTGACGTTTCTATCCTAGAAGTAGGTGATGGTGTATTTGAAGTTTTGGCAACTTCTGGCGATACTCACTTAGGTGGTGACGACTTTGATAAAAAAATTGTTGATTATTTAGCAGAAGAATTTCAAAGAAACGAAGGAATCGATTTAAGAAAAGACTCTCAAGCACTACAAAGACTCACCGAGGCAGCGGAAAAAGCTAAGATCGAACTTTCTAGTGCAACTCAAACCGATATCAACCTTCCCTTCATCACAGCTACTCAAGAAGGACCAAAACACCTCGATATGTCCCTCACTAGGGTTAAATTTGAAGAAATTTGTTCCGACTTGATTGATCGTTGTCGCGTTCCTGTCGAACAAGCTCTCAAAGATGCCAAACTAAATAAAGAAGCGATCGATGAAGTAGTTATGGTAGGTGGTTCTACTAGAATTCCTGCGATCGTCGATGTGGTCAAACGCATCTTAGCTAAAGACCCCAACCAAACTGTTAACCCTGATGAAGTGGTAGCAGTCGGTGCAGCTATTCAAGCAGGGGTACTAGCTGGTGAAGTTAAAGACATTCTGCTGTTAGACGTTACACCGTTATCTTTAGGTGTAGAAACTCTTGGCGGTGTCATGACGAAAATTATTCCTCGTAACACTACTATTCCTACTAAAAAATCGGAAACTTTCTCTACTGCGGTAGATGGTCAAACTAATGTAGAAATTCATGTTCTGCAAGGGGAACGGGAATTTGCTAAAGACAACAAGAGTTTAGGTACTTTCCGTTTAGATGGTATTCCTCCTGCACCTCGTGGTGTACCTCAAATTGAAGTAACCTTTGATATCGACGCTAACGGTATTTTGAACGTTACTGCTAAAGACAAGGGAACTGGTAAAGAGCAATCTATTAGTATCACAGGTGCTTCTACTTTACCCGATGACGAAGTAGACAGAATGGTTCGCGAAGCTGAATCTAACGCTGCTGCGGATCAAGAACGTCGCGAAAAAATTGACCGTAAAAACCAAGCTGATTCTTTAGTTTACCAAGCTGAAAAACAACTCACTGAACTCGGTGACAAAGTACCCGCAGCAGATAAAACTAAGGCAGAAGGTTTGATTAAAGATCTTAGAGAAGCAGTAAATTCTGAAAATGATGAAAAAATCAAAACTTTAATGCCAGAGTTGCAACAAACTCTATACAGTATCGGTAGCAATATCTATCAACAAGCTGGCGGTGCAACCGCAAGTGAAGGTACACCTGGTGATGCTGGTGCTTCTAGTTCAAGTTCTGGTGAAGGTGGTGATGATGTAATTGATGCTGAGTTTTCTGAAACCAAATAA
- the psaB gene encoding photosystem I core protein PsaB, with product MATKFPKFSQDLAQDPTTRRIWYGIATAHDFELHDGMTEENLYQKIFASHFGHIAIIFLWTSGTLFHVAWQGNFEQWIKDPLNIRPIAHAIWDPQFGDAAVDAFTQAGASYPVDISYSGVYHWFYTIGMTNNQDLYQGAIFLLILASLFLFAGWLHLQPKFRPSLAWFKNAESRMNHHLAGLFGVSSLAWTGHLVHVAIPESRGQHVGWDNFLSTPPHPAGLGPFFSLNWGAYAQNPDTANHVFGTSEGAGTAILTFLGGFHPQTESLWLTDIAHHHLAIAVIFIIAGHMYRTNFGIGHSMKEILDAHRPPEGTPLGGVLGAGHKGIYDTYNNSLHFQLGWHLACLGVITSLVAQHMYSMPPYAFIAKDYTTQAALYTHHQYIAGFLMLGAFAHGAIFWVRDYDPEANKNNVLARVLEHKEAIISHLSWVSLFLGFHTLGLYVHNDVVVAFGTPEKQILIEPVFAQWIQAAHGKALYGFDTLLSNPDSVAYTAFPNHGNVWLPGWLDAINSGTNSLFLTIGPGDFLVHHAIALGLHTTTLILVKGALDARGSKLMPDKKDFGFAFPCDGPGRGGTCDISAWDSVYLASFWMLNTLGWLTFYWHWKHLAIWQGNVAQFNENSTYLMGWFRDYLWGYSASLINGYNPYGTNNLSVWAWMFLLGHLAWATGFMFLISWRGYWQELIETLVWAHERTPLANIVRWKDKPVAMSIVQGRVVGAAHFAFGYVLTYAAFVIASTASRVG from the coding sequence ATGGCAACTAAATTTCCAAAATTTAGCCAGGATCTTGCACAAGACCCAACAACACGTCGAATCTGGTACGGAATTGCCACTGCTCATGACTTTGAGCTTCATGATGGCATGACTGAGGAAAATCTTTATCAAAAGATTTTTGCTTCCCACTTCGGTCATATTGCAATCATCTTCTTGTGGACTTCCGGTACTCTGTTTCACGTAGCCTGGCAAGGTAACTTTGAACAGTGGATTAAAGATCCTTTAAACATTCGTCCCATTGCTCATGCGATTTGGGATCCTCAGTTTGGTGATGCAGCAGTAGATGCTTTCACTCAAGCTGGTGCTTCTTATCCAGTAGATATTTCTTATTCTGGTGTTTACCACTGGTTCTATACCATTGGGATGACCAACAACCAAGACCTTTATCAAGGAGCAATCTTCTTACTGATTTTGGCTTCCTTGTTCTTGTTTGCAGGTTGGTTGCACCTACAACCCAAGTTCCGTCCTAGTCTGGCTTGGTTTAAAAATGCTGAGTCTCGGATGAACCATCACTTAGCTGGTTTATTTGGAGTTAGCTCCTTAGCTTGGACTGGTCACTTGGTTCACGTTGCAATTCCTGAGTCGAGAGGACAGCACGTAGGTTGGGATAACTTCCTATCTACTCCTCCACATCCCGCAGGTTTAGGACCTTTCTTTAGCCTGAATTGGGGTGCTTACGCTCAGAATCCAGATACTGCTAACCATGTATTTGGGACTTCTGAAGGAGCAGGAACTGCAATTTTGACTTTTTTAGGTGGTTTTCATCCTCAAACAGAATCTCTCTGGCTAACAGATATCGCTCATCACCATTTAGCGATCGCGGTTATCTTCATTATTGCTGGTCATATGTACCGTACTAATTTTGGTATTGGTCACAGCATGAAAGAGATTCTGGATGCTCACCGACCTCCAGAAGGAACTCCCTTGGGTGGAGTATTGGGTGCAGGTCACAAAGGAATCTACGACACTTACAACAATTCTCTGCACTTCCAATTAGGATGGCACTTAGCTTGTTTAGGTGTAATAACTTCTTTGGTTGCCCAACACATGTATTCCATGCCTCCTTATGCTTTTATAGCTAAGGATTACACTACTCAAGCAGCCCTTTATACTCATCATCAGTATATTGCTGGTTTCTTGATGCTTGGTGCTTTCGCTCATGGTGCAATCTTCTGGGTACGTGATTATGACCCCGAAGCCAACAAAAATAATGTTTTGGCAAGGGTATTAGAACATAAAGAAGCGATTATTTCTCACTTAAGCTGGGTATCTCTCTTCCTTGGTTTCCATACTTTAGGTTTATACGTGCACAACGATGTCGTAGTTGCCTTTGGTACCCCTGAAAAACAAATTTTGATCGAGCCTGTTTTTGCTCAGTGGATTCAGGCTGCTCATGGTAAAGCTCTGTATGGATTTGATACTCTATTATCCAATCCAGATAGTGTTGCTTACACTGCTTTCCCCAATCACGGCAACGTTTGGTTACCTGGTTGGTTAGACGCAATCAATAGCGGTACTAACTCCTTATTCTTGACCATTGGTCCTGGTGACTTCTTAGTTCACCATGCGATCGCGCTAGGTTTACATACCACTACTTTGATTTTGGTCAAAGGTGCTTTAGATGCACGTGGTTCCAAACTAATGCCAGACAAAAAAGACTTCGGTTTTGCCTTCCCTTGTGATGGTCCTGGTCGTGGCGGTACTTGTGATATCTCTGCTTGGGATTCCGTTTACCTCGCTTCTTTCTGGATGTTAAACACCTTGGGCTGGTTAACCTTCTACTGGCATTGGAAACACCTCGCTATTTGGCAAGGTAACGTTGCTCAGTTCAACGAAAACTCTACCTATTTAATGGGTTGGTTCCGTGATTATCTGTGGGGCTATTCCGCATCACTAATTAACGGTTACAATCCCTACGGAACTAATAACCTTTCTGTTTGGGCCTGGATGTTCCTCTTAGGACACTTGGCTTGGGCGACTGGTTTCATGTTCCTCATCTCTTGGCGTGGTTACTGGCAAGAGTTAATTGAAACTCTTGTTTGGGCGCACGAGCGTACTCCTCTAGCTAACATAGTTCGTTGGAAAGATAAGCCCGTCGCTATGTCTATCGTTCAAGGTCGCGTAGTTGGTGCAGCCCACTTTGCCTTTGGCTACGTTCTGACCTATGCAGCCTTTGTGATTGCTTCTACTGCCAGCAGGGTTGGCTAA